The following proteins are encoded in a genomic region of Xanthomonas cassavae CFBP 4642:
- a CDS encoding MFS transporter — protein sequence MSEAPKAVPVAAPAGLGRVRWRVCALLLAATTINYVDRQVLGVLAPFLQTQIGWNEIQYGYIVTAFQAAYALGLLCSGAVIDRFGTRIGYALAIGVWSLAAMGHALATSVVGFAIARFFLGLGESGNFPAALKTVAEWFPRRERALATGIFNSGSNIGAIVAPLLVPVIATIWGWQAAFLFTGVLSATWLLVWWVSYHPPEQQPGLSAAELAHIRSDAYEPAQRRLSWLQVLAHRQAWAFVLGKFITDPIWWFFLFWLPKFLHAEYGLSLLQLGAPLIVIFVLADVGSIAGGWIAGRFIARGWSVNRARKTAMLICAICVVPIVFAARADNLWLAVALIGLATAAHQGWSANLFTLPSDMFPRHAVATVVGIGGFAGAVGGMLIATFIGFLLQATGSYVPVFLMAGSAYLLALALVHHLVPRLEPAHLPATTPAPPSS from the coding sequence ATGAGCGAGGCACCCAAGGCCGTGCCTGTCGCTGCGCCGGCGGGGTTGGGCCGCGTGCGTTGGCGGGTGTGCGCGCTGTTGCTGGCAGCGACCACCATCAACTACGTCGACCGCCAGGTGCTGGGCGTGCTGGCGCCGTTCCTGCAGACCCAGATCGGTTGGAACGAGATCCAGTACGGTTACATCGTCACCGCGTTCCAGGCGGCCTACGCATTGGGGCTGTTGTGCAGCGGCGCGGTGATCGACCGCTTCGGCACCCGCATCGGCTATGCGCTGGCGATCGGGGTGTGGAGCCTGGCGGCGATGGGGCACGCGCTGGCGACCAGCGTGGTAGGCTTTGCGATTGCGCGGTTCTTCCTGGGGCTGGGCGAGTCGGGCAATTTCCCTGCCGCGCTCAAGACGGTGGCCGAATGGTTCCCGCGCCGCGAGCGCGCGCTGGCCACCGGCATCTTCAATTCCGGCTCCAATATCGGGGCCATCGTTGCCCCATTGCTGGTGCCGGTGATCGCCACGATCTGGGGCTGGCAGGCAGCCTTCCTGTTCACCGGCGTCCTCAGCGCCACCTGGTTGTTGGTGTGGTGGGTCAGTTACCACCCGCCCGAGCAACAACCCGGCCTGTCGGCGGCAGAGCTGGCGCATATTCGCAGCGATGCGTACGAGCCGGCGCAACGGCGGCTGTCGTGGCTGCAGGTGCTTGCGCATCGCCAGGCCTGGGCCTTCGTGCTGGGCAAGTTCATCACCGACCCGATCTGGTGGTTCTTCCTGTTCTGGCTGCCGAAGTTCCTGCATGCCGAGTATGGCTTGAGCCTGCTGCAACTGGGTGCGCCATTGATCGTGATCTTCGTGCTGGCCGATGTGGGCAGCATTGCCGGTGGCTGGATCGCCGGGCGGTTCATCGCGCGCGGCTGGAGCGTCAATCGTGCGCGCAAGACCGCCATGCTGATCTGCGCGATCTGCGTGGTGCCGATCGTGTTTGCCGCGCGCGCAGACAATCTGTGGCTGGCGGTGGCACTGATCGGGTTGGCGACCGCCGCGCACCAGGGCTGGTCGGCCAATTTGTTTACGCTGCCGTCGGACATGTTTCCGCGACACGCGGTGGCCACGGTGGTGGGCATCGGCGGATTCGCCGGCGCGGTGGGCGGCATGCTCATCGCCACCTTCATCGGGTTTTTGCTACAGGCGACCGGCAGTTATGTGCCGGTGTTCCTGATGGCCGGCTCTGCGTATCTGCTGGCGTTGGCGCTCGTGCATCATCTGGTGCCGCGGCTGGAGCCGGCGCATCTGCCCGCGACCACCCCGGCGCCGCCATCTTCCTGA